The following is a genomic window from Mya arenaria isolate MELC-2E11 chromosome 4, ASM2691426v1.
TCCTGATTTAGGATTACGTGTTCGTCCACAGAAGGGCAGTGCTCTGATGTTCTTTAACCTGTTTCGCAACGGCACATCCAATAACTTTACTAAGCATGCGTCCTGTCCTGTTCTGTACGGGGATAAATGGATAGCCAACCAATGGGTTCTACGGAATGGTCAAGAGTTCGCGTACAAGTGTGATCTCTCGAACGAGTGGTAACTGTTTTTGAGATGATAAACTTACTATATTGATGTGTGTGCGTATGTGGATGTTTGTTTGTTGTCCGGCGCAAGTTGAAAATGTTCGTGTCTCGAAGTATCAATAATCTTACATCAGATTAAACTGCGAGGTGAAAAGAGACACACTATTTGTATAGTATAGAATTTGCCTCTTGTTCATTGGACACTCTTTGAAACACATCCATTTAACTGAAGGGTGGTTTTAAAAGACAAGGTTTACAGTATGCTTAAATGGATTCACCACTAAAacttaaaactgatttaaatatTGCTAGTTAATACTATACCATTAAACCAAGATTAAGATAGCGTAGATTGTCAgtagtatataaatatgtgaCGAATTTCAGAACATATATACGATGACtcatgttttaatgaataaactGCAATGAAACCAGGTGCTATTTGCATAATATAAAAGCAAAACGTATTCCCCTCATCGAAATGCACCCATTTACATTCTTAGACAGACTAGAAACAACAGTTAAATGGTTGCGTTTCCGttacttataaataattatttggaAATTAATATTAATCATGGGAAGTGATATGAGTTAATAAGTACAAGTTTTGTGGAAAGGCTTAATCCGCGTATATCATTCATAATGTCATGCTCGTGCAATATCAAGCCCGCAATTAAACCTATTTATTCTTGAAATCAATTGCCGATGGTTGCAAAACCTTCAATCGGAACAGGTGTGCTGGATGAAGTAGTTACATCACTAACGAAATGAGTTCACATGACTTTCGTCGCAGTGTAAGTAAGTACCGttctttttttgtcaaatagttgcaatataccaaatatgaatgTAACATAATCATTGCTGTCAGTTTGTGAAAAGAAAGAGTTGTCTTAATACAAAACGGAACATATTACATGTACTCTTTGAGTATATATTATCAGTTGTGTTCCTTGAAATAAGTTTTAGAGGATACCAGCAGGATGAATGCAACATCAACAGCTACCACACCACATCCATCCAACAACGCCGAAGGTCCTTTAGCTGACTCTACCATGACAAAGCTGCAGGTCATCATGGACGCTCTCCTCATAACGCTCACCGTGCTTCTCATGTTGTCGTTCGGCTGCTCCCTGCACATCAAACACATAAAGGATCACTTCAGGTATTGAAGCGGAATGCAAATTTCTTGATCAGCGGTTTACGTAAGTCCCTATAGTATGAAGAGCCCGTGTTACATTTGACGTTAAATATGTATCTCATATTAATTATGCTCATGTGCGACTTGAGTAAAATATATCTCGAAATATTGAAATCTTCAGCCGGCCCATCGGTGTGGTCCTAGGTGTTCTTCTGCACTTCATTGTGCTGCCATACATGTTTTACGCCCTGGACCAGGTGATGATGTTGGATCGCTACGACGAGATGAGTCTTACCGTCCTCGCCACCTGCCCCGCCGGTGGCGTCTCTAATCTCTACGTCTACTACGCCGATGGTGATCTGGCACTCGGGTGAGTCGATTAGTTAAACTTTGCGGTCCTTCCTTCTTCAACACTGCCTCTTTTAACCAAATGTTTATCTTGCTTTACTTTTAATGGACAACCTCTGTCTGTCCATGATgctaatgtaaaatacaatcacaacttaaacataaatcaaTTTAGATCTATAAGTCCTACGTCTTATGatttataattgtatgttatatattCAATTAACTATCAATTTCTTCTTGAGACTCAGGCAATAAAATACCATAACGATTGCtcgcttttatgcaaaaaatattattaccaTTCAGTTTCAGAACATCCAGTTCAAGTGATAATACACCcatctcaaaaatatgtttgacgGTCAGCTTCTGCTGCACAATGAATTGTCCATATCAAGCAATTACCTGCATTgaccttttgtttattttaacccGTTAGTATTTTGTGGAGAACTAAAGCGTATAATTGTCATTGCATTTGTGAAATATAAGAATGTAAGTATCTATCCAAACATCACGTGCCCACCCTGATCACAAacgaaattgttttattgaaatggatGTGTGCACATTGACCAAAAAAAGAACTCATGTCAAGGTTCAGATGATGCAAATAACCTGCAAACATATTCAGCAAATAAAGTGGCTATGATACATACATAATATGTTCAAGTCATAAAGTTCTTTCAGTCGTTAACATATATCGAATCATGAAACTTGAGTGTTGGCACCAGCCGTCCATAGGTGTTATCGCGCATAGGTAATTGGATTAGATTGACATTTACTTGCATCTGTAATGACAATTAgatgatataaaacataagttttttaaatgtacttctGTTCATAATACCACCATTTCTGTTTCCTTTTCGCTTGCCGTTTTCTTTTCTGCTTCCGTTACAGAAACGCATAGCAACACAACGGTTCCCTCTGTTATTCTTGGCATGATTcttcaaaacaatcatttaacTAACCATATGATAatcacaaatatatattgatattctaATAGACGTAGaagaaaaacataacaaatgatATGATGCTTAAATTTGATTACAACCACCCTTGATGAGTACGAATCAAATTCCACCTTTGTGACTAATAATTCTCTCCACTGATTTAAccgttatgaatatttatatcagggtggTTCGGCGTCATGTCATGTACAGATCTATCTGAAATTTACTTAAACTAGTTACCTTTTAACTATatgatttataaacaatatcCCCTGCTTGGTTAATACAGGGTGATTGTAACGGCGGCGTCCACGGTGCTTGGGCTGGCCTTCATGCCGCTCAACATGTGGTTGTTCTCGCGCGCGTGGGATGGCGGCCCCGTCCTCCCCTACATCCAGACATTCATCTCCCTGGTAACCATTCTGGTCCCCGTGGCCACCGGCATGATCGTGCTAAGGTTCTCACAGAGCGCTGCTAAGTGGGTGTCCATAGTAAgaagcttttttttctttaaaactgatacttaaaaattaaaaaaataattatgtggtCATATTGTTGTGTTGGACGCAGTTTTTAGGTAAAGTACGTgaagtaaatacatgtacatgggcGGCGGTTCCCTTTCGCGGTTTTGTCCACCAAGATATGTTTTTTcggaaaacatttcaaaaataccTTGTTagtaacttttaaacatttatggcattttaataaatttcgttttttattgaaccggtgtttgttttccttcaatcAATACTATCTCGACTTGCCTGTATATATCTAACTTTGACCTTGGACTATTCATAAAAATCTTAAGTTAATTTGTAAGAATACTCTTTTGAAACTTTTTCTCAGCTGAATTTATCGACCAGGAAATAATATTCATCTCCGCAGGCAACATATTGGAGTGTTTCATTTTTCGAGACTGACTAcattaatttaagtttaattaacAAGCCAGCAGTTGCATTACtgtgtaaaatattatataattaaactcCCCTTGTATTTCAGCTGGGAAGCATCACGGCGACGGTGATGATCGTGGGGACGGTGGGGCTGAGTAGCTACATGTACCCACAGATGTACCTCTCATCATGGAAGACATGGTTCATCGCCGCCGCCTTCGCCCCTCTCGCCTTCATCACCGGCTACTTACTTTCGCTCCTGATGCGCCTGCCCGCAGACACACGCCGAACAATGGGGATTACCACAAGCGCCAAGAGTATGGCACTGTGCCTGACAATTATTGCTGTGTCGTTTCAGTCTAGTGACTATATCCGGTATCTCGTGTTTCCAGAACTTCATAGTATTATTCTAATGGTCGAGCTGGCTTTATACTGCCTAGGCTACCGCTTTTACCGTTGGTGCAACGGCAAATACGTCATGTCCTCTGAGCTACCAACGGACGTATCGGCTCTGGACACTCAGCTCTCGTCATCCGACTGTGAGGAACCGACACAGATAACGACTATAGAAGATCTCAACGTGACCATTAATCGTAGAATGAGTGACTCGCATGCTCTTGCGGCCTCATATCCTCCTATTGTTACCTCAGAATACAAGAGCGAGTTAAGAATGAATTTATAATAACCACGGGAGATAACGataagaatatattaatatgaCATTGGTATTAAGCTATCATATTAAAATAGGTTAAACTCTTTTCTGcgtgtttttattcaaatggcGAATATTAGACGCATTTGGTATTGACCTTGACTTCAAAATCAATtctatttttaatcattattctTCACAATATTTGTGGTATCTAAGCAAACTGTGCATGTCTCTTGTGCGTCTCCCGCTAGTTTTCTGTTTGCCTGCGTGTTCCATAAGAAAGAAGACAACGAGTTTGGCTGGTCGGCTTGTGTCAGTAGTTCCCATCTCAATAGCGTACAGCTAACATGTCCATTGTATCGTGTCAAATGTTGCTGAACTTAACAAAGCCTTAGACGGATGTATATTGCAATTGACATTCATGTATatcgaaaacaaaacataacacataaattatttatttttgaagtataCATTCAGAtcttatgtttaataataatagtcATTAATAAGTTAATACTTTGAAACACAATGAagaaatatataactatattatcaCGAGATACAAAAGAGATATAAGCTGCAAAATttaaatctaaattttatttaggtcaaaaatgatgtgtttcatCAAAATGAAAGAACTGATTAAACCACTTTTCACAAGAATATAAAATTGTTATGCATTTGCTCACAAACAGCAGGTTAACAAACCATTACTCAATGATGTCATGTATAACCCACATAAATCATATTCAGAACCAGAAAAATCATTCGACACTAACATACAATTAAGAAAGCCGTGAATAATGCCTGTCAGCAACTTTAACACGTTGAAAATAACCTTATGGGAATTTCCATTTTGTCAAACATAAAtccaattattaatttcatcaGTGTATAAAATTGACGAATGCATCaactttatacaaaacaacCGAGCATCAAAATTTCGAATTTAAATACTAGTGAAaggagttttttttaattaaaatctcACATTTGCCTGAACACACTTTCACTCCTGATCGCAACTGATGTTTAAATCGCACGTATTGAAGAAgttattgtgatattttatcGAACAGacacatataataaataaatgcttttatcCTAGTTCTCTTCGTGAGTCGCGAATAATGTGGTGCTTTCAGAAAATCTCTTACggcaaaacacaacaaaaaaatgTCGTTAAGCAATCAACATCGGATTAATGGGGCGCCCTCTACCCCACCCTAAAATCGGCTGAATGAActtcattttgtcaatattgAGGAAAAGGATCAATTACATTAAATGCAACAGAAAGTACGATTTGTACCATTTCAGACTAAAGGGAACCAAATTGTTTATGGGGCAGGACCCCAAAACCTACCTTACCACAATTAAAccaattatgtttgtttgtgtgaGGGACAACACGTCCAAGAAGTGCCTTAAGTAACGCCCACTCTAAAGCGAAATGCTGGAACCGCCCTTGGTAATTACAATAATACAGCTCGTAATAACATCATTTTTCAGCGGTAATGGAAAGCAGAATGCCAGACAAATGGCATTTACATGTGACCATTTTCGTCCCCAGTTTCAGGTGGCTTCTTGTTGCCTTCAGAGGAAATAAAGTCGATATTGTGTCGACCAATGGCGGCAACAGCCGTGTTCTTCATCATACCGTTTGCTGGATCGCTGAAAGTAATGTAGCC
Proteins encoded in this region:
- the LOC128232364 gene encoding ileal sodium/bile acid cotransporter-like, producing MSSHDFRRSVILEDTSRMNATSTATTPHPSNNAEGPLADSTMTKLQVIMDALLITLTVLLMLSFGCSLHIKHIKDHFSRPIGVVLGVLLHFIVLPYMFYALDQVMMLDRYDEMSLTVLATCPAGGVSNLYVYYADGDLALGVIVTAASTVLGLAFMPLNMWLFSRAWDGGPVLPYIQTFISLVTILVPVATGMIVLRFSQSAAKWVSILGSITATVMIVGTVGLSSYMYPQMYLSSWKTWFIAAAFAPLAFITGYLLSLLMRLPADTRRTMGITTSAKSMALCLTIIAVSFQSSDYIRYLVFPELHSIILMVELALYCLGYRFYRWCNGKYVMSSELPTDVSALDTQLSSSDCEEPTQITTIEDLNVTINRRMSDSHALAASYPPIVTSEYKSELRMNL